In Sphaeramia orbicularis chromosome 12, fSphaOr1.1, whole genome shotgun sequence, the following proteins share a genomic window:
- the LOC115430106 gene encoding fibroblast growth factor receptor 1-A-like isoform X1: protein MDTMSSPRCFLLLLSWNLVVLLVLVPPAQSRPAAEDTDTADTLKSSEDEEDDESSSEENKLSNELSTSNEKLQPLAPQWVMPEKMEKQLHAVPASKTVKFRCQATGNPTPSLHWYKNGKEFKKDQRIGGFKIRDHMWTLIMESVVPSDKGNYTCVVENEYGRLTHTYLLDVVERSPHRPILQAGLPANQTAVIGSNVEFVCRVFSDPQPHIQWLKHITVNGSREGPDGHPYVLVLKTAGLNTTDKEMEVLTLKNVTLEDTGEYTCLAGNSIGVSHHSAWLTVVDDMPPSPVPSQTYLEIFIYCLGFFIIVILTATAIICRLCCAPKKSDFNSQLAVQKLAKSIPLRRQVSVESSSSLQSGKCLMRQSRLSSAATSILPGVSEYELPYDPLWELPRDRLTLGKPLGEGCFGQVVLAEAVGIDKNKPTRLAKVAVKMLKADATEKDLSDLISEMEMMKMIGKHKNIINLLGACTQDGPLYVVVEYASQGNLREYLRARRPAGLEYWSGSRQASLGTLEIRELVSAAYQVARGMAYLASKKCIHRDLAARNVLVTEDNVMKIADFGLARDIHHIDYYKKTTNGRLPVKWMAPEALFDRIYTHQSDVWSFGVLLWEIFTLGGSPYPGVPVEELFKLLKEGHRMEKPSACTQELYLMMRDCWHAIPSRRPTFQQLVEDLDRTLSLMANQEYLDLAIPLVQYSPVRSDTYSPSASAHSSNST, encoded by the exons ATGGACACAATGTCTTCACCCCGCtgctttctgctgctgctgtcctggaacctggtggttctgctggttctggttcctccGGCTCAGTCCAGACCAGCCGCAGAGGACACAGACACTG CAGACACACTTAAATCctctgaagatgaagaagatgatgagtcATCCTCAGaggaaaataaactgtccaaTGAATTATCAACAAGCAATGAAAAGCTTCAAC CTTTGGCACCCCAGTGGGTAATGCCAGAGAAGATGGAGAAACAGCTCCACGCTGTTCCTGCCAGTAAGACTGTAAAGTTTCGATGCCAGGCGACGGGGAACCCCACTCCCTCGCTTCACTGGTACAAGAACGGAAAAGAGTTCAAGAAAGACCAAAGGATTGGAGGGTTTAAG ATCAGAGACCACATGTGGACTCTAATAATGGAGTCGGTAGTTCCATCTGATAAAGGTAACTACACCTGTGTGGTGGAGAATGAATACGGGCGGCTCACACACACCTACCTGCTGGATGTAGTAG AGCGTTCTCCTCACAGACCCATCCTACAGGCAGGTCTTCCAGCAAACCAAACTGCAGTTATTGGAAGCAATGTGGAGTTTGTGTGTCGAGTGTTCAGTGACCCACAGCCTCACATCCAGTGGCTCAAACATATCACTGTCAACGGCAGCAGAGAGGGACCAGATGGACACCCATATGTCCTTGTTCTCAAG ACTGCAGGTCTGAACACAACAGATAAGGAAATGGAAGTTTTGACTCTGAAGAATGTGACTCTGGAAGATACTGGAGAGTACACTTGCCTTGCGGGAAACTCCATTGGAGTCTCTCATCACTCTGCGTGGCTCACTGTAGTTGACG ACATGCCCCCCTCCCCGGTGCCCTCTCAGACATATTTGGAGATCTTCATCTACTGCCTTGGCTTTTTCATTATCGTCATCCTCACTGCCACGGCGATTATATGCAGACTCTGCTGCGCTCCCAAGAAGAGTGACTTTAACAGTCAATTAGCGGTCCAGAAATTAGCCAAGAGCATTCCTCTGAGGAGACAG GTGTCAGTTGAGTCGTCGTCCTCTCTTCAGTCTGGGAAGTGTTTGATGCGTCAGTCCCGTCTCTCCAGTGCAGCCACCAGTATCCTGCCAGGAGTGTCAGAGTATGAACTTCCTTATGATCCTCTCTGGGAACTGCCTCGTGACAG GCTCACATTAGGGAAGCCTCTGGGTGAGGGCTGTTTTGGTCAGGTGGTGCTGGCTGAAGCTGTTGGGATTGATAAAAATAAGCCCACTCGCCTTGCCAAAGTGGCTGTAAAGATGCTCAAAG CTGATGCCACAGAGAAGGATCTGTCTGACCTGATCTCCGAAAtggagatgatgaagatgatcgGAAAACACAAGAACATCATCAACTTGTTGGGGGCCTGCACTCAGGACG GTCCTCTGTATGTGGTGGTAGAATACGCCTCACAGGGTAATCTGAGGGAATACCTCCGAGCTCGACGGCCAGCAGGACTGGAGTACTGGAGTGGCTCAAGGCAGGCTTCCTTGGGGACTTTGGAGATCAGAGAGCTGGTGTCTGCCGCCTATCAGGTGGCCAGAGGAATGGCGTACCTCGCTTCAAAAAAG TGTATTCACAGAGACCTGGCAGCCAGGAATGTGCTGGTCACTGAAGACAATGTGATGAAGATAGCTGACTTTGGTCTGGCCCGAGATATCCACCACATCGACTACTACAAGAAGACAACCAAT GGTCGTTTACCAGTGAAGTGGATGGCTCCAGAAGCGTTATTTGATCGTATCTATACACACCAAAGTGATGT GTGGTCGTTTGGTGTCCTCCTTTGGGAAATTTTCACCCTCGGGGGGTCTCCTTATCCTGGAGTCCCTGTAGAAGAGCTCTTTAAGCTGCTGAAGGAGGGACACCGCATGGAAAAACCTTCTGCATGTACTCAGGAGCT GTATCTGATGATGAGGGACTGCTGGCACGCCATCCCATCTCGCAGGCCAACTTTCCAACAGCTGGTGGAAGATTTAGACCGCACGCTTTCACTCATGGCAAATCAG GAGTACTTGGACCTGGCCATCCCTCTGGTCCAGTATTCTCCGGTCAGATCCGACACGTACAGCCCCTCAGCTTCGGCccattcctctaactccacataG
- the LOC115430106 gene encoding fibroblast growth factor receptor 1-A-like isoform X3: MDTMSSPRCFLLLLSWNLVVLLVLVPPAQSRPAAEDTDTALAPQWVMPEKMEKQLHAVPASKTVKFRCQATGNPTPSLHWYKNGKEFKKDQRIGGFKIRDHMWTLIMESVVPSDKGNYTCVVENEYGRLTHTYLLDVVERSPHRPILQAGLPANQTAVIGSNVEFVCRVFSDPQPHIQWLKHITVNGSREGPDGHPYVLVLKTAGLNTTDKEMEVLTLKNVTLEDTGEYTCLAGNSIGVSHHSAWLTVVDDMPPSPVPSQTYLEIFIYCLGFFIIVILTATAIICRLCCAPKKSDFNSQLAVQKLAKSIPLRRQVSVESSSSLQSGKCLMRQSRLSSAATSILPGVSEYELPYDPLWELPRDRLTLGKPLGEGCFGQVVLAEAVGIDKNKPTRLAKVAVKMLKADATEKDLSDLISEMEMMKMIGKHKNIINLLGACTQDGPLYVVVEYASQGNLREYLRARRPAGLEYWSGSRQASLGTLEIRELVSAAYQVARGMAYLASKKCIHRDLAARNVLVTEDNVMKIADFGLARDIHHIDYYKKTTNGRLPVKWMAPEALFDRIYTHQSDVWSFGVLLWEIFTLGGSPYPGVPVEELFKLLKEGHRMEKPSACTQELYLMMRDCWHAIPSRRPTFQQLVEDLDRTLSLMANQEYLDLAIPLVQYSPVRSDTYSPSASAHSSNST, translated from the exons ATGGACACAATGTCTTCACCCCGCtgctttctgctgctgctgtcctggaacctggtggttctgctggttctggttcctccGGCTCAGTCCAGACCAGCCGCAGAGGACACAGACACTG CTTTGGCACCCCAGTGGGTAATGCCAGAGAAGATGGAGAAACAGCTCCACGCTGTTCCTGCCAGTAAGACTGTAAAGTTTCGATGCCAGGCGACGGGGAACCCCACTCCCTCGCTTCACTGGTACAAGAACGGAAAAGAGTTCAAGAAAGACCAAAGGATTGGAGGGTTTAAG ATCAGAGACCACATGTGGACTCTAATAATGGAGTCGGTAGTTCCATCTGATAAAGGTAACTACACCTGTGTGGTGGAGAATGAATACGGGCGGCTCACACACACCTACCTGCTGGATGTAGTAG AGCGTTCTCCTCACAGACCCATCCTACAGGCAGGTCTTCCAGCAAACCAAACTGCAGTTATTGGAAGCAATGTGGAGTTTGTGTGTCGAGTGTTCAGTGACCCACAGCCTCACATCCAGTGGCTCAAACATATCACTGTCAACGGCAGCAGAGAGGGACCAGATGGACACCCATATGTCCTTGTTCTCAAG ACTGCAGGTCTGAACACAACAGATAAGGAAATGGAAGTTTTGACTCTGAAGAATGTGACTCTGGAAGATACTGGAGAGTACACTTGCCTTGCGGGAAACTCCATTGGAGTCTCTCATCACTCTGCGTGGCTCACTGTAGTTGACG ACATGCCCCCCTCCCCGGTGCCCTCTCAGACATATTTGGAGATCTTCATCTACTGCCTTGGCTTTTTCATTATCGTCATCCTCACTGCCACGGCGATTATATGCAGACTCTGCTGCGCTCCCAAGAAGAGTGACTTTAACAGTCAATTAGCGGTCCAGAAATTAGCCAAGAGCATTCCTCTGAGGAGACAG GTGTCAGTTGAGTCGTCGTCCTCTCTTCAGTCTGGGAAGTGTTTGATGCGTCAGTCCCGTCTCTCCAGTGCAGCCACCAGTATCCTGCCAGGAGTGTCAGAGTATGAACTTCCTTATGATCCTCTCTGGGAACTGCCTCGTGACAG GCTCACATTAGGGAAGCCTCTGGGTGAGGGCTGTTTTGGTCAGGTGGTGCTGGCTGAAGCTGTTGGGATTGATAAAAATAAGCCCACTCGCCTTGCCAAAGTGGCTGTAAAGATGCTCAAAG CTGATGCCACAGAGAAGGATCTGTCTGACCTGATCTCCGAAAtggagatgatgaagatgatcgGAAAACACAAGAACATCATCAACTTGTTGGGGGCCTGCACTCAGGACG GTCCTCTGTATGTGGTGGTAGAATACGCCTCACAGGGTAATCTGAGGGAATACCTCCGAGCTCGACGGCCAGCAGGACTGGAGTACTGGAGTGGCTCAAGGCAGGCTTCCTTGGGGACTTTGGAGATCAGAGAGCTGGTGTCTGCCGCCTATCAGGTGGCCAGAGGAATGGCGTACCTCGCTTCAAAAAAG TGTATTCACAGAGACCTGGCAGCCAGGAATGTGCTGGTCACTGAAGACAATGTGATGAAGATAGCTGACTTTGGTCTGGCCCGAGATATCCACCACATCGACTACTACAAGAAGACAACCAAT GGTCGTTTACCAGTGAAGTGGATGGCTCCAGAAGCGTTATTTGATCGTATCTATACACACCAAAGTGATGT GTGGTCGTTTGGTGTCCTCCTTTGGGAAATTTTCACCCTCGGGGGGTCTCCTTATCCTGGAGTCCCTGTAGAAGAGCTCTTTAAGCTGCTGAAGGAGGGACACCGCATGGAAAAACCTTCTGCATGTACTCAGGAGCT GTATCTGATGATGAGGGACTGCTGGCACGCCATCCCATCTCGCAGGCCAACTTTCCAACAGCTGGTGGAAGATTTAGACCGCACGCTTTCACTCATGGCAAATCAG GAGTACTTGGACCTGGCCATCCCTCTGGTCCAGTATTCTCCGGTCAGATCCGACACGTACAGCCCCTCAGCTTCGGCccattcctctaactccacataG
- the LOC115430106 gene encoding fibroblast growth factor receptor 1-A-like isoform X2, which translates to MDTMSSPRCFLLLLSWNLVVLLVLVPPAQSRPAAEDTDTDTLKSSEDEEDDESSSEENKLSNELSTSNEKLQPLAPQWVMPEKMEKQLHAVPASKTVKFRCQATGNPTPSLHWYKNGKEFKKDQRIGGFKIRDHMWTLIMESVVPSDKGNYTCVVENEYGRLTHTYLLDVVERSPHRPILQAGLPANQTAVIGSNVEFVCRVFSDPQPHIQWLKHITVNGSREGPDGHPYVLVLKTAGLNTTDKEMEVLTLKNVTLEDTGEYTCLAGNSIGVSHHSAWLTVVDDMPPSPVPSQTYLEIFIYCLGFFIIVILTATAIICRLCCAPKKSDFNSQLAVQKLAKSIPLRRQVSVESSSSLQSGKCLMRQSRLSSAATSILPGVSEYELPYDPLWELPRDRLTLGKPLGEGCFGQVVLAEAVGIDKNKPTRLAKVAVKMLKADATEKDLSDLISEMEMMKMIGKHKNIINLLGACTQDGPLYVVVEYASQGNLREYLRARRPAGLEYWSGSRQASLGTLEIRELVSAAYQVARGMAYLASKKCIHRDLAARNVLVTEDNVMKIADFGLARDIHHIDYYKKTTNGRLPVKWMAPEALFDRIYTHQSDVWSFGVLLWEIFTLGGSPYPGVPVEELFKLLKEGHRMEKPSACTQELYLMMRDCWHAIPSRRPTFQQLVEDLDRTLSLMANQEYLDLAIPLVQYSPVRSDTYSPSASAHSSNST; encoded by the exons ATGGACACAATGTCTTCACCCCGCtgctttctgctgctgctgtcctggaacctggtggttctgctggttctggttcctccGGCTCAGTCCAGACCAGCCGCAGAGGACACAGACACTG ACACACTTAAATCctctgaagatgaagaagatgatgagtcATCCTCAGaggaaaataaactgtccaaTGAATTATCAACAAGCAATGAAAAGCTTCAAC CTTTGGCACCCCAGTGGGTAATGCCAGAGAAGATGGAGAAACAGCTCCACGCTGTTCCTGCCAGTAAGACTGTAAAGTTTCGATGCCAGGCGACGGGGAACCCCACTCCCTCGCTTCACTGGTACAAGAACGGAAAAGAGTTCAAGAAAGACCAAAGGATTGGAGGGTTTAAG ATCAGAGACCACATGTGGACTCTAATAATGGAGTCGGTAGTTCCATCTGATAAAGGTAACTACACCTGTGTGGTGGAGAATGAATACGGGCGGCTCACACACACCTACCTGCTGGATGTAGTAG AGCGTTCTCCTCACAGACCCATCCTACAGGCAGGTCTTCCAGCAAACCAAACTGCAGTTATTGGAAGCAATGTGGAGTTTGTGTGTCGAGTGTTCAGTGACCCACAGCCTCACATCCAGTGGCTCAAACATATCACTGTCAACGGCAGCAGAGAGGGACCAGATGGACACCCATATGTCCTTGTTCTCAAG ACTGCAGGTCTGAACACAACAGATAAGGAAATGGAAGTTTTGACTCTGAAGAATGTGACTCTGGAAGATACTGGAGAGTACACTTGCCTTGCGGGAAACTCCATTGGAGTCTCTCATCACTCTGCGTGGCTCACTGTAGTTGACG ACATGCCCCCCTCCCCGGTGCCCTCTCAGACATATTTGGAGATCTTCATCTACTGCCTTGGCTTTTTCATTATCGTCATCCTCACTGCCACGGCGATTATATGCAGACTCTGCTGCGCTCCCAAGAAGAGTGACTTTAACAGTCAATTAGCGGTCCAGAAATTAGCCAAGAGCATTCCTCTGAGGAGACAG GTGTCAGTTGAGTCGTCGTCCTCTCTTCAGTCTGGGAAGTGTTTGATGCGTCAGTCCCGTCTCTCCAGTGCAGCCACCAGTATCCTGCCAGGAGTGTCAGAGTATGAACTTCCTTATGATCCTCTCTGGGAACTGCCTCGTGACAG GCTCACATTAGGGAAGCCTCTGGGTGAGGGCTGTTTTGGTCAGGTGGTGCTGGCTGAAGCTGTTGGGATTGATAAAAATAAGCCCACTCGCCTTGCCAAAGTGGCTGTAAAGATGCTCAAAG CTGATGCCACAGAGAAGGATCTGTCTGACCTGATCTCCGAAAtggagatgatgaagatgatcgGAAAACACAAGAACATCATCAACTTGTTGGGGGCCTGCACTCAGGACG GTCCTCTGTATGTGGTGGTAGAATACGCCTCACAGGGTAATCTGAGGGAATACCTCCGAGCTCGACGGCCAGCAGGACTGGAGTACTGGAGTGGCTCAAGGCAGGCTTCCTTGGGGACTTTGGAGATCAGAGAGCTGGTGTCTGCCGCCTATCAGGTGGCCAGAGGAATGGCGTACCTCGCTTCAAAAAAG TGTATTCACAGAGACCTGGCAGCCAGGAATGTGCTGGTCACTGAAGACAATGTGATGAAGATAGCTGACTTTGGTCTGGCCCGAGATATCCACCACATCGACTACTACAAGAAGACAACCAAT GGTCGTTTACCAGTGAAGTGGATGGCTCCAGAAGCGTTATTTGATCGTATCTATACACACCAAAGTGATGT GTGGTCGTTTGGTGTCCTCCTTTGGGAAATTTTCACCCTCGGGGGGTCTCCTTATCCTGGAGTCCCTGTAGAAGAGCTCTTTAAGCTGCTGAAGGAGGGACACCGCATGGAAAAACCTTCTGCATGTACTCAGGAGCT GTATCTGATGATGAGGGACTGCTGGCACGCCATCCCATCTCGCAGGCCAACTTTCCAACAGCTGGTGGAAGATTTAGACCGCACGCTTTCACTCATGGCAAATCAG GAGTACTTGGACCTGGCCATCCCTCTGGTCCAGTATTCTCCGGTCAGATCCGACACGTACAGCCCCTCAGCTTCGGCccattcctctaactccacataG